One region of Mesobacillus boroniphilus genomic DNA includes:
- a CDS encoding penicillin-binding protein codes for MIKKQPNMNAGAAVLFVIFSLLFFILIFRFISIQVTGEVHGQALAARAQQKYSNEKVIEATRGTIFDRKGEVVAEDTTAYTLVAILNDSVTTNKKKPKHVNDPAKTAAVLAKYIDMSESDIYKRLTKKGAWQVEFGKAGRDISHQAKREIEEEKLPGITFSRDSKRFYPNGVFSSHLVGFVEREETGDKKTVTSGQLGIEKTLNDVLTGKNGSLSFESDLWGFLLPDAEKKVSPAKDGSNVFLTIDKKIQTFVEDAVDRVDKEYKPKKIIAVVADPKTGDILAMAQRPSFHPTTRDGLDNSWHNEVVETPIEPGSTMKIFTLAAAIEENKWTPNEWYKSGSYKVTENSKPIRDHNGSGWGSITYLEGIQRSSNVAVAKLVNEKIGTEKFREYLTDFGFDQPTGIDLPNEAAGTIVYRWPIEKITTSYGQGSTITPIQLIQAATAVANDGKMMKPRVIDKIVDPNTGDVIKQEEPKSVGQPISAETAKQVRDVLGTVVTGEHGTGKSYAIDGYEVAGKTGTANITANGSYLDGASDYLFSFLGMAPKDDPKLIVYVAVQQPEIDHYFKGSIPTSMIFKSVMKSSLQYLNIKPASMEKADSSPVPDVTGMNASEAKELLDSKGFKTVIIGDGNQVEEQLPRSEIMALEGEKVFIRASGVMTYPDMTDWSLRDVMKLAQIAGIKLNKAGSGYVTKQSLKPGVPINEGENLIVELETPLQQFEKSLKTEEENEETEEVGG; via the coding sequence ATGATCAAGAAACAGCCAAATATGAATGCAGGAGCAGCGGTATTATTCGTAATATTCAGCCTGCTCTTTTTTATCTTGATTTTCAGGTTCATTTCAATCCAGGTAACTGGAGAGGTACACGGACAAGCCCTGGCTGCAAGGGCGCAGCAAAAGTACTCGAATGAAAAAGTAATCGAGGCGACAAGAGGAACGATTTTTGACCGTAAAGGCGAGGTTGTTGCTGAGGATACTACGGCCTATACGCTTGTCGCAATCCTTAATGATTCAGTGACTACGAATAAAAAGAAGCCAAAGCATGTAAACGATCCTGCGAAAACCGCAGCAGTCCTTGCGAAATATATCGATATGAGTGAGTCTGATATTTATAAAAGACTTACGAAAAAAGGAGCTTGGCAGGTTGAATTCGGAAAAGCCGGCCGCGATATTTCCCATCAAGCCAAACGGGAAATCGAAGAGGAGAAGCTCCCTGGAATTACTTTTTCACGAGATTCAAAGAGATTTTATCCGAACGGTGTATTTTCATCCCATTTAGTGGGCTTTGTGGAGAGGGAAGAAACAGGGGACAAGAAAACAGTTACTTCCGGCCAGCTCGGGATTGAAAAAACACTTAATGATGTATTGACTGGTAAAAATGGTTCTCTTTCATTTGAAAGTGATTTATGGGGCTTCCTTTTACCTGATGCAGAGAAAAAAGTCAGCCCTGCCAAAGATGGCAGCAACGTGTTTTTAACAATTGATAAAAAAATCCAAACATTCGTGGAGGATGCGGTCGATCGTGTAGACAAGGAATATAAGCCTAAGAAAATCATTGCAGTCGTTGCTGATCCGAAGACTGGTGATATCCTTGCTATGGCACAGCGTCCGAGCTTCCACCCGACGACAAGAGATGGGCTGGATAACAGCTGGCATAATGAGGTGGTCGAAACACCAATCGAGCCAGGATCGACGATGAAAATTTTCACGCTTGCAGCGGCAATTGAGGAGAACAAATGGACTCCGAATGAGTGGTATAAATCTGGTTCCTATAAAGTTACCGAAAATTCCAAGCCGATACGCGACCATAACGGCAGTGGCTGGGGCTCAATTACCTATCTTGAAGGAATACAGCGTTCCTCGAACGTAGCAGTGGCAAAGCTAGTAAATGAAAAAATCGGTACTGAAAAATTCAGGGAGTACCTAACTGATTTTGGCTTTGACCAGCCTACAGGCATTGACCTTCCAAACGAAGCAGCTGGAACTATTGTCTATAGATGGCCAATTGAAAAAATCACGACATCGTATGGACAGGGATCGACTATAACGCCAATTCAGCTGATCCAGGCAGCTACAGCAGTAGCTAATGATGGGAAAATGATGAAACCGAGAGTGATCGATAAGATTGTCGATCCAAATACAGGTGATGTTATTAAGCAAGAGGAGCCAAAGTCTGTTGGCCAGCCTATATCTGCTGAGACAGCGAAGCAAGTGCGAGATGTATTGGGGACAGTTGTAACTGGAGAGCATGGGACAGGGAAGTCATATGCAATCGATGGCTACGAGGTTGCTGGTAAAACAGGTACTGCGAACATAACAGCGAACGGCAGTTATTTGGATGGAGCTAGCGATTATCTGTTTTCATTCCTTGGGATGGCTCCAAAAGATGACCCTAAACTGATTGTCTATGTCGCGGTTCAGCAGCCGGAAATAGACCATTACTTTAAAGGCTCTATTCCCACTTCAATGATTTTCAAATCAGTGATGAAGAGCAGTCTTCAATATTTGAATATCAAACCTGCCTCTATGGAAAAGGCGGATTCCAGTCCGGTTCCTGATGTAACTGGCATGAATGCATCAGAAGCAAAGGAGCTGCTTGATTCAAAAGGGTTTAAGACAGTAATAATCGGGGACGGAAACCAGGTGGAGGAGCAGCTGCCAAGGTCAGAAATAATGGCTCTTGAAGGAGAAAAAGTTTTTATCAGGGCATCTGGAGTTATGACATACCCAGACATGACAGACTGGTCACTAAGGGATGTCATGAAGCTGGCGCAAATAGCAGGGATTAAGCTAAACAAAGCCGGCAGCGGTTATGTCACAAAACAAAGCCTAAAGCCAGGGGTGCCAATCAATGAAGGAGAAAATCTGATTGTCGAGCTGGAAACCCCGCTGCAACAATTTGAGAAATCCTTGAAAACAGAGGAAGAAAATGAAGAAACAGAGGAAGTTGGCGGTTGA
- a CDS encoding stage V sporulation protein D — translation MRVSNVTVRKRLALVLVVGILVFFIIDVRLGYVQFMLGDFLTGKAKDSWSRNVPFEPQRGEITDRNGVALATNISAPTVYVVPRQVEDPEAAAAILAKALNMSKEKAYQHITKKAMIERIPEGRKISHEKAKEIRALDIKGVYIGEDSKRHYPYGSYLSHVLGFAGIDNQGLMGLELYYDKELKGQKGSVQFYADAKQQRMNNMADDYEPPVDGLDLKLTIDSRVQTIVERELDIAQAKYNPDGIIAIAMNPNTGEILAMSSRPDFDPANFRNVAPEVYNRNLPIWSTYEPGSTFKIVTLAAALQEEKVDLEKDHFHDSGSVEVAGARIRCWKKGGHGSQSFLEVVENSCNPGFVELGDRLGKENLFKYVKDFGFGEKTGIDLQGEGKGILFNLDRVGPIEQATTAFGQGVSVTPIQQVAAVSAAVNGGILYTPYIAKELIDPVTGEVVMKKSPQAKRRVISEETSEEIRHALESVVAKGSGKNAYVDSYRVGGKTGTAQKAKDGRYLENNHIVSFIGFAPADDPQIVIYVAVDNPKGTVQFGGVVAAPIVGDIMEDSLRAMEVPPRKDQIEKEMTWLDTPMVEVPDLIGLSKQELRQQLINFKLDIAGDGEKVVKQLPSPGVKIKEGSTIRVYMND, via the coding sequence ATGCGTGTATCAAATGTGACGGTCAGAAAGAGGCTGGCTCTCGTTCTGGTGGTTGGAATTTTGGTGTTTTTCATCATAGATGTCCGGCTTGGTTATGTGCAATTTATGCTGGGGGATTTTTTGACAGGGAAGGCAAAGGATTCATGGAGCAGGAACGTACCATTTGAACCGCAGCGAGGGGAAATAACGGACAGAAATGGTGTGGCGCTTGCCACGAATATTAGTGCACCGACTGTTTATGTAGTGCCGCGCCAGGTGGAGGATCCTGAAGCTGCTGCGGCAATATTGGCGAAGGCTTTAAATATGTCTAAAGAGAAGGCCTACCAACATATTACGAAAAAAGCAATGATTGAGAGAATTCCTGAGGGCAGAAAAATTTCTCACGAGAAAGCTAAGGAAATCAGGGCTCTGGATATCAAGGGTGTATACATTGGCGAGGATTCAAAGCGCCACTATCCTTATGGAAGCTATTTGTCGCATGTGCTTGGATTCGCAGGTATTGACAATCAAGGATTGATGGGGTTGGAGCTCTATTATGACAAGGAACTAAAAGGGCAAAAGGGCTCTGTTCAATTTTATGCGGATGCAAAACAGCAGCGGATGAACAATATGGCTGATGATTATGAACCTCCTGTGGACGGGCTTGATTTAAAGCTGACGATCGACAGCAGGGTACAGACCATCGTCGAGCGGGAGCTGGATATTGCCCAGGCAAAATATAATCCAGATGGCATCATTGCGATCGCCATGAATCCGAATACCGGAGAAATCCTCGCAATGTCTAGCAGGCCTGACTTTGATCCGGCTAACTTCCGTAATGTAGCACCAGAAGTTTACAACCGGAACCTGCCGATTTGGAGCACGTATGAACCAGGTTCTACTTTCAAAATTGTTACTCTCGCCGCTGCGCTTCAGGAAGAAAAGGTGGACCTTGAAAAAGATCACTTCCATGACTCTGGTTCTGTTGAAGTGGCTGGAGCGAGAATCAGATGTTGGAAAAAGGGAGGACATGGGAGTCAGTCTTTTCTTGAAGTTGTTGAGAATTCCTGCAACCCCGGCTTTGTTGAACTTGGGGATAGGTTAGGCAAGGAAAATCTTTTTAAATATGTGAAAGACTTCGGCTTTGGCGAGAAAACTGGCATTGACCTTCAAGGGGAAGGCAAAGGGATTTTGTTCAACCTGGACAGAGTCGGTCCGATTGAACAGGCAACAACGGCTTTTGGGCAGGGTGTTTCTGTTACACCGATCCAGCAGGTCGCTGCGGTTTCAGCAGCAGTAAATGGTGGAATACTTTATACACCATATATTGCTAAAGAACTGATTGACCCGGTTACTGGAGAGGTCGTCATGAAGAAATCACCACAGGCTAAAAGAAGGGTCATCTCTGAAGAAACTTCAGAAGAAATCAGGCATGCGCTTGAAAGTGTCGTAGCTAAAGGTTCAGGTAAAAATGCTTATGTAGACTCATACAGGGTTGGCGGCAAAACTGGTACTGCCCAGAAGGCAAAGGATGGCCGCTACCTCGAAAATAACCATATCGTTTCTTTCATAGGTTTTGCACCTGCGGATGATCCTCAAATTGTTATCTATGTCGCCGTTGACAATCCGAAGGGAACAGTACAGTTCGGTGGGGTAGTGGCAGCTCCTATCGTCGGCGATATAATGGAAGATAGCCTGCGCGCGATGGAGGTTCCTCCACGGAAAGACCAGATTGAAAAAGAGATGACATGGCTGGATACACCAATGGTGGAGGTCCCTGACCTGATCGGTTTATCCAAACAGGAACTCAGGCAGCAATTGATCAATTTCAAGCTTGATATTGCAGGCGATGGCGAGAAAGTTGTCAAACAGCTTCCTTCACCAGGGGTGAAAATTAAGGAAGGTTCAACCATTAGGGTTTATATGAACGATTAA
- a CDS encoding UDP-N-acetylmuramoyl-L-alanyl-D-glutamate--2,6-diaminopimelate ligase: MKLHELIGYLHPFVDYKGENPEITSIENDNRRVTPGSLFICIKGYTVDGHDFAGSAVKNGAAAVLAERELPVNVPVIVVKDTVRAMAVLADAFYGQPSQKLHMVGITGTNGKTTTSLIIEQIFKDAGQKTGLIGTMYTKIGEQIFEVKNTTPESLTLQKTFKRMVDEQVDTAVMEVSSHALVYGRVHGTDYNVAVFTNLTQDHLDYHKTMEEYRKAKGLLFSQLGNAFNHENPKFAVLNSDDPASDEYAMLTTAHILTYGIDNHADLQAINIAMTASGTSFDLVSPFGVKKVNIQLIGKFSIYNVLASIGAALVSGLSLDDIIASVESVKGVSGRFEVVDAGQDFSVIVDYAHTPDSLENVLKTIQQFAQERVFCVVGCGGDRDRTKRPLMAKIACEYSTDAIFTSDNPRSEDPAEIIKDMEEGVKGEVYTSIIDRKEAIQHAVKNAKSGDVILIAGKGHETYQQIGDRTFDFDDRIVAREAIEER, encoded by the coding sequence ATGAAATTACACGAATTGATTGGTTACTTGCACCCGTTCGTGGATTATAAGGGAGAAAATCCCGAAATTACTTCAATTGAAAATGATAACCGCAGAGTGACTCCTGGAAGTTTATTCATATGCATAAAAGGTTATACAGTTGATGGTCACGATTTTGCTGGTTCAGCCGTGAAAAATGGAGCAGCAGCCGTTCTGGCCGAACGAGAACTGCCTGTGAATGTCCCTGTAATTGTTGTCAAGGACACGGTGCGGGCAATGGCTGTGCTTGCTGATGCATTTTACGGCCAGCCTAGCCAGAAGCTTCATATGGTTGGAATCACAGGTACGAACGGTAAAACTACGACCAGCCTTATTATTGAACAAATTTTCAAGGATGCTGGACAGAAGACCGGACTGATTGGAACGATGTACACAAAGATCGGCGAGCAAATCTTTGAAGTGAAGAATACGACACCGGAGAGCCTGACCCTTCAAAAAACGTTCAAGAGAATGGTTGACGAACAGGTTGATACAGCTGTAATGGAAGTATCGTCACATGCTCTGGTTTATGGACGTGTCCATGGTACGGATTACAATGTTGCTGTTTTCACGAACCTGACGCAGGACCATCTGGACTACCATAAGACGATGGAAGAATACAGGAAAGCAAAGGGGCTTTTGTTTTCACAGCTCGGAAATGCCTTCAACCATGAAAACCCGAAATTTGCAGTCCTGAATTCAGATGATCCGGCAAGTGATGAATACGCCATGCTTACAACTGCCCATATATTAACTTACGGCATTGATAACCATGCTGACCTGCAGGCAATCAACATTGCGATGACAGCTAGTGGGACATCATTTGATTTGGTCAGTCCGTTTGGCGTAAAAAAGGTAAACATACAGTTAATCGGTAAGTTCAGCATCTATAATGTACTAGCGAGCATTGGTGCTGCCCTCGTGTCCGGCTTATCTTTAGATGATATCATCGCCTCTGTAGAAAGTGTTAAGGGAGTTTCGGGAAGGTTTGAAGTAGTCGATGCAGGACAGGATTTCTCTGTGATTGTTGACTATGCCCATACCCCGGACAGCCTTGAGAATGTCCTGAAGACAATACAGCAATTTGCCCAGGAAAGGGTTTTTTGTGTAGTTGGCTGCGGCGGCGACCGTGATCGTACGAAGCGTCCGCTTATGGCGAAAATCGCCTGTGAATATTCTACAGATGCCATCTTCACCTCGGATAACCCAAGAAGTGAGGATCCGGCAGAAATCATCAAGGATATGGAAGAAGGAGTAAAAGGTGAAGTTTATACTTCGATTATCGACAGGAAGGAAGCTATCCAGCATGCCGTGAAAAATGCGAAGTCGGGGGATGTGATCCTGATTGCTGGGAAGGGCCACGAAACATACCAGCAAATTGGTGATAGGACCTTTGACTTTGATGACCGGATTGTGGCACGCGAGGCGATAGAGGAGAGGTAA
- the mraY gene encoding phospho-N-acetylmuramoyl-pentapeptide-transferase, giving the protein MLEQVIFFTILMGFLITVLLSPVFIPFLRRLKFGQSIRDEGPKSHQKKTGTPTMGGVMILISITVTTLVMTGKFSQPSVETYLLLFVTLGFGLLGFMDDFIKVVMKRNLGLTSKQKLLGQIIVSVIFYFIFKQSEFSTEISIPLTDISFDLGWGYALFIIFWMVGFSNAVNLTDGLDGLVSGTAAIAFGAFAVLAWSQSQYELSIFSVAVVGAVLGFLVFNAHPAKVFMGDTGSLALGGAIATVAILAKLEIILIIIGGIFVIETLSVILQVISFKTTGKRIFRMSPLHHHYELIGWSEWRVVVTFWTVGLLFAILGIYIEVWI; this is encoded by the coding sequence ATGCTGGAGCAAGTTATCTTTTTCACAATCTTGATGGGTTTTCTTATTACTGTACTGCTTTCTCCAGTGTTTATTCCTTTCTTGAGAAGGCTTAAATTTGGCCAGAGCATTAGGGATGAAGGTCCAAAATCACATCAGAAGAAAACAGGGACACCGACAATGGGCGGTGTCATGATCTTAATATCAATTACGGTAACGACCCTTGTCATGACCGGAAAGTTTTCCCAGCCTTCTGTTGAAACGTATCTGTTGTTATTTGTTACGTTAGGGTTCGGGTTACTCGGTTTTATGGATGATTTCATCAAGGTTGTAATGAAGCGAAATCTTGGTTTGACTTCTAAGCAAAAGCTGCTAGGCCAAATTATTGTTTCCGTCATTTTTTATTTCATATTCAAGCAAAGTGAATTTTCAACTGAGATCAGCATCCCGTTAACGGATATTTCTTTTGATCTTGGATGGGGATATGCGCTGTTCATTATTTTCTGGATGGTCGGCTTTTCGAATGCTGTTAACCTGACGGACGGGCTTGACGGGCTGGTTTCCGGTACTGCTGCTATTGCATTTGGTGCATTTGCCGTTCTCGCCTGGAGCCAATCTCAATATGAGCTTTCGATTTTTTCAGTTGCGGTAGTTGGCGCTGTTTTAGGATTTCTTGTATTTAATGCACATCCTGCAAAAGTGTTCATGGGAGACACTGGTTCCCTCGCTCTTGGAGGTGCGATTGCCACTGTCGCGATCCTGGCAAAACTTGAAATTATCCTGATCATCATTGGCGGAATTTTTGTCATTGAAACATTATCCGTTATCCTTCAGGTAATTTCATTCAAAACTACCGGGAAGAGAATTTTCAGGATGAGTCCGCTTCACCACCACTATGAATTGATTGGCTGGTCGGAATGGCGGGTTGTTGTCACATTCTGGACTGTTGGCCTTCTTTTCGCGATTCTTGGAATTTATATTGAGGTGTGGATTTAG
- the murD gene encoding UDP-N-acetylmuramoyl-L-alanine--D-glutamate ligase, producing MKDIKTYQHKKILVLGLAKSGVSAAALLHKLGAFVTVNDSKPLSENPEAQGLLEQGIKVVCGSHPIELMDEGFELVVKNPGIPYFNPMIQKAFEKKIPVITEVELAYQISDAPLVGITGTNGKTTTTTLIFEMLEAGNRHPLIAGNIGTVASGVAQEATVENTIVIELSSFQLMGIDQFKPRIAIITNLYDAHLDYHGTRNEYISAKALITKNQTEEDYLIVNADQDEVLEIARNSHAQIVPFSTKKVLDSGAYVKDGWVCFNSEQIIETKDIVLPGKHNLENILSAVAATLLSGADKEAIVKVLTTFAGVRHRLQYVGTIDERKFYNDSKATNILATENALAAFDAAIVLLAGGLDRGNSFDELVPSLKNVKTLITFGETAEKVGQAGHDAGIKTILRADNVEKAVPVAFEHSEPGDVILLSPACASWDQYKTFEVRGDMFIEAVHKLK from the coding sequence ATGAAAGATATTAAAACATATCAACATAAAAAAATACTTGTACTTGGCCTTGCTAAGAGTGGAGTCAGTGCGGCTGCTCTACTACATAAATTAGGGGCTTTTGTAACTGTCAACGACAGCAAGCCTCTCTCTGAAAATCCCGAAGCGCAAGGATTGCTTGAGCAGGGAATCAAGGTTGTTTGTGGAAGCCACCCGATCGAATTGATGGATGAAGGCTTTGAATTGGTCGTCAAGAACCCTGGGATTCCCTACTTTAATCCAATGATTCAAAAGGCGTTTGAAAAGAAAATTCCGGTCATTACTGAGGTAGAACTTGCATATCAGATTTCTGATGCACCGCTTGTTGGCATAACAGGAACAAACGGCAAGACAACTACTACAACGTTAATATTCGAAATGCTTGAGGCAGGGAACAGGCATCCATTGATTGCAGGTAATATCGGTACGGTAGCATCAGGAGTTGCTCAGGAAGCAACCGTTGAAAATACGATCGTTATTGAACTGTCATCTTTTCAATTGATGGGAATCGACCAATTTAAGCCACGGATTGCAATTATCACCAATCTGTACGATGCTCATTTGGATTATCACGGTACGCGGAACGAATATATCTCTGCGAAGGCACTGATCACGAAGAACCAGACGGAAGAGGATTATCTGATTGTGAATGCGGATCAGGATGAGGTCCTGGAGATTGCACGCAATTCACATGCTCAAATCGTCCCTTTTTCAACAAAAAAGGTTTTGGACAGTGGGGCATATGTGAAAGACGGTTGGGTTTGCTTTAACAGTGAGCAGATTATTGAAACGAAGGATATTGTCCTGCCGGGCAAACATAATCTGGAGAATATTTTATCAGCCGTTGCGGCGACGCTGCTTTCAGGTGCGGATAAAGAGGCCATCGTTAAGGTGCTTACTACCTTTGCAGGTGTTCGGCACAGGCTTCAGTATGTGGGCACTATTGATGAGCGTAAATTTTATAATGACTCAAAAGCAACGAATATTTTGGCTACTGAAAATGCCCTGGCTGCATTCGACGCAGCGATCGTATTGCTAGCTGGCGGTCTTGACAGGGGCAATTCCTTTGATGAGCTCGTTCCTTCACTAAAAAATGTGAAGACATTGATTACCTTTGGAGAGACAGCTGAAAAAGTTGGACAGGCTGGACATGATGCAGGAATAAAAACGATTTTGCGGGCCGATAATGTTGAAAAGGCCGTTCCCGTGGCATTTGAACATTCAGAACCCGGTGATGTTATCCTGCTGTCTCCTGCATGTGCGAGCTGGGATCAGTACAAAACTTTTGAGGTCAGGGGAGACATGTTTATCGAGGCCGTGCATAAGCTTAAGTAA
- the spoVE gene encoding stage V sporulation protein E, producing the protein MPTKKSTPDIFLMIVTFTLLAVGLIMVYSASAVWADYKFNDSFFFAKRQMLFAVVGIIAMFFIMNIDYWTWRTWAKVILIICFVLLILVLIPGIGNVRNGSRSWIGVGAFSVQPSEFMKIAMIAFLAKFLSENQKAITTFKKGLFPSLGLVFLAFGLIMLQPDLGTGTVMVGTSVVIIFIAGARISHFVGLGLLGVAGFVGLIISAPYRMKRITSFLDPWEDPLGSGFQMIQSLYAIGPGGLFGLGLGQSRQKFFYLPEPQTDFIFAILAEELGFIGGSLILLLFSLLLWRGIRIALGAPDLFGTFLATGIIAMIAIQVMINIGVVTGLMPVTGITLPFLSYGGSSLTLMLMAVGVLLNISRHSRY; encoded by the coding sequence TTGCCAACGAAAAAATCTACTCCAGACATATTTCTTATGATAGTAACATTTACGCTTTTGGCAGTGGGCTTAATCATGGTCTATAGCGCAAGTGCTGTCTGGGCGGACTATAAGTTTAATGATTCCTTCTTCTTTGCTAAACGGCAAATGCTGTTTGCCGTCGTCGGTATCATCGCGATGTTTTTCATCATGAATATTGACTATTGGACATGGAGGACATGGGCGAAAGTCATATTGATTATTTGTTTTGTTTTGTTGATCCTTGTTTTGATTCCTGGAATCGGGAATGTGCGGAATGGATCAAGAAGCTGGATAGGAGTTGGAGCCTTCTCTGTACAGCCATCTGAGTTCATGAAGATTGCGATGATTGCCTTCCTCGCGAAGTTTTTGTCAGAGAACCAGAAGGCGATCACTACATTTAAAAAGGGACTATTTCCTTCTTTAGGACTTGTGTTTTTGGCATTTGGCCTGATTATGCTGCAGCCTGATTTAGGCACAGGAACAGTAATGGTTGGCACTTCTGTTGTCATCATCTTTATTGCTGGAGCCAGGATAAGTCATTTTGTCGGCCTCGGACTGCTAGGGGTCGCCGGATTTGTCGGCCTGATTATTTCCGCACCATACAGGATGAAACGAATCACATCGTTTCTTGACCCATGGGAGGATCCTCTCGGAAGCGGGTTCCAAATGATCCAATCGCTGTATGCGATCGGCCCGGGAGGATTATTCGGTCTTGGCCTCGGACAAAGCAGGCAAAAGTTTTTTTATTTACCCGAACCCCAAACAGACTTTATATTCGCTATTCTCGCTGAGGAGCTCGGATTCATTGGTGGTTCATTAATCCTTCTTTTATTCTCCTTGCTGCTTTGGAGGGGGATAAGGATTGCGCTTGGGGCTCCCGATTTATTCGGAACCTTCCTTGCCACTGGGATCATCGCGATGATCGCCATTCAGGTGATGATCAATATCGGTGTTGTCACTGGCCTTATGCCTGTTACTGGTATAACGCTCCCATTCCTGAGCTACGGTGGGTCATCCCTGACGTTGATGCTGATGGCTGTCGGAGTGTTGTTGAATATCAGTCGCCACTCGAGGTATTAA
- the murG gene encoding undecaprenyldiphospho-muramoylpentapeptide beta-N-acetylglucosaminyltransferase, which yields MKIAVSGGGTGGHIYPALALIREIQKKDENVEFLYIGTEKGLESKLVPRENIPFKSIHITGFKRKISFENVKTILRFLKGVRDSKKMLKEFKPDVVIGTGGYVCGPVVYAAAKMGIPTVVHEQNSVPGLTNKFLSRYVDKIAICFEEAKGFFPEQKVVLTGNPRASEVLGQDGIKGRLSAGLKLKIPTVLIFGGSRGARPINEAVIKSLTELSGKPYQVLYVTGDVHFEDVQKEVELVGNPENVIIKPFIHNMPEVLAGVDLTVARAGATTLAELTSLGIPSILIPSPYVTDNHQEKNARALSDNGAARLLLEKDLTGPKLVESIDHILGNEEKLADMKKAAKRLGIPDAAQRLYRLMEELAKK from the coding sequence ATGAAGATTGCAGTTAGCGGCGGCGGTACAGGCGGACACATATACCCTGCGCTCGCACTAATAAGGGAAATTCAAAAAAAGGATGAAAATGTCGAGTTTCTCTACATAGGGACAGAAAAAGGGCTCGAAAGCAAGCTTGTGCCCAGGGAAAACATCCCGTTTAAATCCATACATATTACAGGGTTCAAACGTAAGATATCATTTGAAAACGTAAAAACAATTCTGCGATTTCTTAAAGGTGTCAGGGACAGTAAAAAAATGCTCAAGGAGTTCAAGCCAGATGTAGTCATTGGTACGGGAGGCTATGTTTGCGGACCGGTGGTCTATGCAGCTGCGAAAATGGGCATACCTACAGTTGTCCATGAACAAAACAGCGTTCCAGGTTTGACGAATAAATTCTTGAGCCGTTATGTTGATAAAATCGCGATTTGCTTCGAGGAAGCAAAGGGATTCTTCCCTGAGCAAAAGGTCGTGCTAACTGGTAACCCAAGAGCGTCCGAAGTGTTGGGACAGGATGGAATAAAAGGCAGATTGTCTGCCGGCCTTAAGCTTAAAATCCCGACTGTACTTATTTTTGGCGGAAGCAGGGGTGCCAGGCCAATTAATGAAGCAGTCATTAAAAGTCTGACTGAATTAAGCGGCAAACCATATCAAGTTCTATATGTTACGGGCGACGTTCATTTTGAAGATGTCCAGAAGGAAGTTGAGCTTGTTGGAAATCCGGAAAATGTCATCATCAAACCATTCATACACAATATGCCAGAGGTGTTAGCCGGGGTGGATTTAACGGTAGCAAGGGCAGGAGCGACTACACTAGCTGAACTTACTTCATTGGGAATCCCGAGCATATTGATTCCGAGCCCATATGTAACCGATAATCATCAAGAAAAAAACGCGCGGGCATTAAGTGATAACGGAGCAGCACGGCTGCTTCTTGAAAAAGATCTTACAGGGCCGAAGTTAGTTGAAAGTATTGATCACATTTTGGGGAACGAAGAGAAGCTGGCCGATATGAAAAAGGCCGCGAAAAGACTAGGTATCCCTGACGCTGCCCAGAGACTGTACCGTCTCATGGAGGAATTGGCGAAAAAGTAG